DNA from Actinoplanes sp. SE50/110:
CCGATGTGGGCCAGGCAGGAATTGTCGGCAGCGGCCAGATAGTGAGCGCCCGTGGTTTCCGCGGCAGCACATTTGTCGGCGAGCATCGCACCCGAAACCGCGGCGTTCTTCAGCGAGAACGTGCCCCCGAAGCCACAGCACTGCGTCGCTTCCGGTATTTCGCAGAGCTCGAGGCCTCGCACGCGGCGCAACAAGCGCAGCGGGCGGTCGCCGAGCCGGAGCATACGCAGCCCGTGACACGTCGGGTGGTAGGAGACGCGATGCGCGAACCTGCCACCGACATCTTCCACGCCCAGCACGTCGAGCAACAGCTCGGAAAGCTCGAAGGTACGCGCGGCCACCGAGGCGGCTCGGGCGTCGAGCCTGCCGTAATGCTCGCGCACCATGGCGGCACACGATCCTGAGGGGGTCACCACCGCGTCGTACTCCTCGAAAGTCGATACATAGTCGTGCACGAGCGGCATGACCAGATCGGGATAGCCGGAGTTGAGTTGCATCTGCCCGCAGCAGGTCTGGGCCATGGGAAACTCGACAGCGTGACCGAGCCGGCGCAGCACGCGGACGACTGCTTGCCCGGTCTGTGGTCGCAGCAGTTCGTTGACGCAGGTGATGAAGAGCGCTATTCGCACGGCTCGGTCCTTCGGCTGAGTGACCAGGAGGCGTGACGGACCGTGTTGCGCAGCCGGCCGATTCCGTCGACCGACACCTCGACCACGTCGCCCTCGCGCAGCGACCGCTTCGGGTTCATGAACTCCCCGCAGCCCCACGGCGTGCCGGTGAGGATGACATCGCCGGGATCGAGGGTGAAGCTTCGCGAGCAGAAGGCGACCAACTCGGCCACGGAGAAGATCATCTCCTCGGTGCTGGAGTCCTGGACAATCTCGCCGTTGACGATCGTCCGTAGCGAGAGCCTCTGCGGATCGGGAATCTCGTCCGCGGTCACGAAGACCGGGCCGAGCGGGCAGAAGGTGTCGAGGCTTTTGCCGCGCACCCACTGACCATCGCGGAACTGCAGGTCCCGAGCGGAGATGTCGTTGGCGACCAGGTATCCGGCGACGTGGGAGAGTGCCTGGGTAACGTCGACGTTGCGCGCGCGGCGGCCGATCACCGCGGCCAGCTCGACCTCCCAGTCGACGCGCTCGGTCAGCGCCGGGTCCACGACGATGTCATCCGTGGGGCCCACCACGCTGGACACGAACTTGGTGAAGATGAGCGGCTCAACGGGCTTGTCGAGGCCGGTCTCGCGGATGTGGTCGAGATAGTTGAGGCCGATTGCGACGATCTTGCCGGGTCGTAACGGGGCGCGAAGACTGCCGGTCACCGGTGGTGAACCGAGTACCGGATCGGTCAGATCGGCATCCGCGGTCAACATTGCTCGCAGGTCGTTGCCGGCCATCGGCAGGTAGGCGCCGTCGCATTCGGCGGCGAGCCGAGGCCCGGAGGCGGTGTCCAGCAGCGCGATGCGCATGGAACTCCTTCTCGGATGGCGGTCAGGCGGAGGGGGCGAGAAGCCGCAGAAGGTTCTCGGCGGCTTGTCGTTGCAACGTCGGCAGCGCGTCGGTCGAGCACCAGGCCGCGTGCGGGGTGATGAGAACTCGTTCCAGTGAGGTCAACTCGTGGTGAGCCGGCAGCGGCTCGGTCTCGTAGACGTCGAGGCCCGCGCCGGCGATGCGTTCGCCGCGAAGAGCGTCGATCAGCGCCGCGGTATCAACGAGAGCACCGCGGGCGGTATTGACCAGAACCGCGTGCGACTTCAACCGGCTCAGGAATGCCGCGTCGACCAGGTGCCGGGTCTCCGCGTTGAGCGGAGCGTGCAAGCTGATCAGGTCAGCGTCGGCGAGTTCGTCCAGGCCGACCAGCTCGATGACACCCGGCGTTGCTGTGGCGTACGGGTCGTAGGCCACGACTCGTGTACCCAAGGCGGTGAAGGGACGCGCGGTCAGTTGCGCGATGCGCCCGGCGCCGAGCAGGCCGAGAGTGGCGGACGAGAGCGGCTTGACGCCGGCCATGACCGGCACCGGCTCCCATCGCCCGGCCCGGACGCTGCGGTCCAGCGCGGGAAGGCGCCGCCAGAGCGCGAGTAGTAAGGCCGCCGCGTGGGAGGCGACCTCCTCGGTGCAGTAGTGCGGCACGTTGGCCACCTCGATGCCGCGAGTCCGGGCGGCGTCGAGGTCGATCATGTCCAGTCCGATGCCGTACCGGCTGATCGCCCTGAGGTGGGGAAGCGCTTCGAGGACGCGGGCGGTGATGGGCGCCCATTGCACGAGCAGAGCGTCAGCGTCGCCGGCCGCGTCGATGACATCATCCTCGCTCTTGCACCGAGCGACCGTCACCCGCGCGTCGAGACCTGAGATCAGGAGCTCTTCCTCGATGTCCGTATCTCCCAGGTCACAGTCCGTGATCACAATGTGTGGTCCGTCAGCCATGGCAGTCCTCGAATTGATGTGATGTATCGAGCCCATACGGTAGGGCTCGCGCGAGCTAACCGGCAACACCCTTGACATACATCTTATGAACTGCGAGCGTCACCGCCATCACATCGGCGACGGCATGAGGTGGAGGACGATCCGGTGGAAGCAGCCTTGGCCTGCCGGGGCCTGTCGAAGTCGTACGGTGGCGCCCGGGCGCTGACCGATGTCACGTTCGTCGTCGAGCCCGGTGAGATCCACGTCCTTCTAGGCGAGAACGGCGCTGGCAAGAGCACTCTTGTCAAGATCGCGGCGGGCGTCGTGGCGTCGGACACCGGCACGGTCGACGTCGGGGGAGTGTCACTTCCTCCCGGTAACGTGCAGGCTGCCCAGGCAGCCGGCGTCAACATCATCCACCAGGAGCCACGGTTGTTCGGCGACCTCGACGTGGTGGGCAACATCTACTTGGACCGTCCGCCGCGCCGTTGGGGAACCATCGACTGGGCCGCCGCGATCCGGGAGACTCAGAAGCTGCTGGACCGGGTCGGCTGCCGGGTGTCCCCCCGGGCCAAGGTCCGTGATCTATCCGTTGCCGACCAACAGATGGTCGACATCGCGGCGGCACTGCGCCGAGATCCCAAAGTGCTGATCGTCGATGAGCCCACCGCATCGCTGACTCCTGCGGAGGTGGCCCGGCTCTTCAGCAATCTGCGGGGACTGCGCGACCGGGGTGTAGCGATCGTGTTCATCGGTCATCGCCTCGAAGAGATCATGGAGATCGCTGACCGGATCACCGTGCTGCGCGACGGCGAGTTGGTCACCGTGGTCCGGGCTGCCGAGACGGATGCCGACGCCCTGGTGCGGGCGATGGCCGGGCGGGCCGTCGAGGAGGCAGCGGCGCCCGCCGCAAGGCCCACCGGCGACGTACTGCTGCGGGTGCGAGATCTTGCGAGCGCCGGGGCATTCCGGGAGGTCAGCTTCGACGTGCGCGCGGGGGAGGTCGTGGGACTGGCCGGACTGGTCGGCGCGGGCCGTACAGAGATCGCTGAGGCCATCTTCGGAGTTCGGTCGCGCGAAGGCGGCACAGTGGAGGTGGGCACTTCGCGGTCACGGCCGCGCAACGCCGCTCAGGCGGTTCGCGCCGGACTGGTCTACGTGCCGGAGGACCGTGCACGCCATGGTCTCGCCGTGCGCTGCAGCATCCGGGAGAACGCCACGGTGGGGCTCTTGTCGTCGCTGGCTCGTCACGGCGTCCGGCGTGGGCGCCGGGAGCGGGAAACCGCGGCGGGGGCGATCCGGCAGTACGCAGTTCGCGCGGCGTCAACCGAGCAACCCGTGAGTTCGCTCTCCGGCGGCAACCAGCAGAAGATCGCGGTGGCGAAGTGGTTGCTCACCGGGCCGCAGGTGGTGATCGTCGATGAGCCGACCCGGGGCGTCGACGTCGGCGCGAAGGCCGCCATCCACCGTATTGTGCTCGACCTCGCCGACCGGGGAATCGCCATCGTGGTGATCTCGAGCGAGACCAAGGAACTGCGTCTGCTGGCCGACCGCATCCTGGTGGTCCGGGAGGGCCGACTAGCCGGCGAACTGGGCCGCGCCGACGCGACCGATGAACGCATCGTCGCACTGGCCACTCGCAACGTGGACGTGGCGGGTGCGAGCACATGAAATTCTCCATGCCACGTGGGCGCGGCCTCTATCTCTTCCGTGATCTCGGTATCGGCGTTTTCGTCCTGGCGTTGACGGCTGTGTTCGGTGGTCTGCAGGGACGCTTTCTGTCTCCGACGAATGTCAACCAGATTCTGCTGGACATCGGCATCATCACGATTGTGGCGGTCGGCCAGATGCTCGTCATCGTCACCCGCAACATCGATCTCTCCGTGGGGTCCATCGTCGGACTGAGCGCAATGGCGATGGCGATGCTGGTCCGCGACCATCCCGGCGTCTCCGTGCCGATGGCGGTTCTGGTAGCCGTCCTCGTCGGCGCCGCCGCTGGTCTGTGCAACGGGCTGGTGGTAAGCGTCGGCAGAGTGCCGGCGATCATCGCCACCCTGGGTACCCTCGCCGCCTTCCGCGGCGTGATCTTTCTGATCTCCGGTGGCCGTCAGGTCAACGACTGGGATCTGCCTCGCGGCGTGGTGAGCCTGGCTTCAGGAGCGCACACCGCCGTGCCGTGGCTGCTGGTATCGGCGGCGGCCACACTGGTGTTCGGTATCTTCCTCACCCGGTACACGCTGACCGGACGCAGGTTCTACGCCGTCGGTTCGTCTCCCGAGGCCGCCGTCGCGCGGGGCCTTCCGGTCAAACGGCTGACCGTCGGCGTTTTCGTGATCTCCGGCGCACTCGCCGGGCTCGGCGGCGCCATGTACGTCGCCCGATTCGCCAGCATCAATCCCGCCGACGCGGGCCTGCACATGGAGTTCGCAGTGATCAGCGCGGTGGTCATCGGCGGTACGAACATCTTCGGCGGCAGCGGCAGCATCCTGGGCAGCCTGCTCGGTTGCCTGCTGATCGGCATCCTCGGCAACGGTCTCACCGTCGTGGGGGTGTCGCCGTTCTGGCAGAGCGCCGCGCAGGGGGCCATCATCCTCGCCGCCGTCATCTTCGACGCGCGCATCCGCATGAACTACGAGAAGCGGCGGCGCCTGTCAGGAAGGGCACTGGCATGACCAGCGAAACGATCTCCCCGTCGGTAACGGCCGATGCCGGCGAGCCGCTGACGGCATCTACGGAGACGTGGCGGCAGCGCCTGCTGCACGCTCCGGAGTCGACTGCCGCCGCATTGCTGGTCGCCGCATTGCTGGTCGGAGTCCTCATGTCAGCCGATTTCTGGGATCCCGCGGCACTACTGACCAACACGAGCTCTTACGTCGAGATGGGCCTCGTCGCGCTGCCGATGACGCTCATCGTGATCAACGGTGACATCGACCTGTCGGTCGCTTCGATGGTGACGCTCAGCGCCGCGACACTGGCAAAGACATATCAAGCCGGAGTGCCGACCTGGCTGGCATGTGTGCTGGCGGTCCTCGCCGGCGCGCTGCTCGGTGCCGTGAACGGGGTGATCATCACCTACTTCGGACTGCCCAGTCTGGTGGTGACACTCGGCACGTTGGCGCTGTACCAGGGCATGGCCGAGGTCGTTCTCACCGACAAGTCCATCGGCGACTTTCCCGAAGCGTTCGTGGGTTTTGACCAGTACGGCGTTTTCGGCACCATGCCGGACTTACCGATGCCGGTGCTCGTGCTGCTGGTCGCGGCCGCCGCCTTCTGGTTCCTGCTGCATCGCACGGTATACGGGCGACTCTGCTACCTGATCGGTAGCAATGCCGAGGCAGCAAGGTACTCGGGAATCCGCACGGCGATGGTCCGCACGGTGGCATTCACGCTGTCGGGAACCGTCTGCGGCCTGGCCGCCATTTTGCTCACCTCGCGCCTGGGGTCCGCCCAGTCGAATTTCGCCACCGGCATGGAATTGCTGGTCATCACCGTTGTGGTTCTGGGAGGCACGGACATCTTCGGTGGCCGGGGTTCGATGCTCGCCACATTGCTGGCGTTCTTCGCGATCGTCGTCGTTCGTCAGGCCATGACCGTCGCCTCGGTCAACGGCGAGATGCAGAACGCCGTCATCGGCCTTCTGCTCATCGGATCGATCCTCGTACCGACGATGACGGCCTCCCTCGCTGCGCGCCTGCGCCACCACACACGACGGCGACCGTCGTCGGTGGGCCGTCGCCGATCGTAGGGCACGACGGCGTCCGCACCTGGACCCGTCGCGACGAATTCCGTACGGAGCTGCAACTCCATAGGAGGAACTGTTGTCCATTCGCACGATACCCCGATTCTTACTGACAGCGCTGGCCGTAACGACGATGGTGTCGGCAACCGCCTGTCAGAAGTCGCCTTCCGCCAAGAGCGGATCGACGACGTCAAGCGGACCGGTCAAAGTCGTCTACATACCGAAGAACCTCGGCAACCCGTACTTCGACGCGATTGTCGCCGGCTTCAAGGAGACGTCCCAGACGCTCGGTTACCAGTTCGAGGAAGCCGGTCCCGCCAGCCCCGATCCGACAGCGCAAATCCCGTTCATCGACGCGGCGATCCAGAAGAAGGTCAGCGCGATCGCCATCTCGCCCAACGACGACGAAGCGCTACTGCCCAGCTTGGAGAAGGCGAAGGCGGCCGGTGTCAAGGTCATCACCATCAACTCCGACATGAAGGCCACGGACGGGCGCGATGCCGCGATCATGCCCACCGACTTCTCGCCGATGGGCAAGTTCCTGCTCGACCTCGCCGCCCAGCAGATGAACTACACGGGCAAGTTCGCCATCCTGTCCGCAACCTCCACCGCACCGGACCAGAACGCCTGGATCGAGGGTCTCAAGAAGGAGCTGAAGAACGATCCGCAGTACGCCAAGATGCAGCTGGTCGACACCGTCTACGGCGACGACCAGGTCGACAAGAGCACTACGCAGGCACGGGCGCTGCTGACCAAACACCCTGACCTGGCGGCGATCATCTCGCCGACTGCCGTGGGCCTGCCAGCGGCGGCCAAAGTGATCAGCGAGTCGCCGCAGAAGGGCACGCTCGTGCTGACCGGTCTGGGCCTGCCGAGTTCGATGAAGGCGTACATCCAGGACGGGACGGTCAAGAAGTTCGGTCTATGGGATCCCAAGCGGGAAGGCGTCATCGCCGGCTACCTGCTCGCCGGCATGGCGAGGGGCACGATAACCGCCCAGCCGGGCGCCACGTTCAGCGCCGGCAGCCTGGGGACGATGAGCATCACGCCGGCGGGTCAGGTCATCTCGGGTCCGCTGGTGACCTTCGACGGTTCCAACATCAGCCAGTTCAACTTCTGACGGGGGCGTGCGGTGGTCCGGCGAAAACGTAGCGAAGTCCTTGTCGATGACTACCTGCGCAGGATTGCCGCACGGGAACTGGTGGAGGGAGACACCCTTCCGACAGAGTCGGAGTTGTGCCGGTTGTACGGGGTGGGGCGCAGTGCCGTCCGTGAGGCGCTGCAGGCGCTGGCGGCCAAGGGCTTCGTGAAGGTACGGCAGGGAAGTGGCTGCACGGTCGCGCCGCGCGTCGAGTGGAACCAGCTGGACCCTGCGTACCTTCGCGTCAGCCACAACGGCGACCTGCTGAGTCACCTCGTGGAAGCGCGCGAGATCCTCGAGCCGGCGATCGCGGCGATCGCCGCGTACCGGGCCTCACCGGTGCACGTGCAGCGGTTGCGGGAACTGGCCGAGGAACTCGAACAAGTGGGCGGCGCAGACCCCGGCAGGCACGCCGCGGTGGACATGGCTTTCCACGAGGCGCTTGCCAGAGCCACCGGCAACCCGGTTCTCGTGTCGATCCACGCCTCGATCGCCGGCCTCGGACGGCGATCGAGAGTCGCCACGGCGGCGGTGCCCGGGGCCGTGGAACGCGCCGTGTTCTGGCATCGGCACGTCGTGGACGCCGTGGCCGGCGGTGACCCGGACGCCGTCCGCGACGCGATGAGGATGCATATGCGACAGGTTCGCACCGAGATCCACCGAGT
Protein-coding regions in this window:
- a CDS encoding (Fe-S)-binding protein: MRIALFITCVNELLRPQTGQAVVRVLRRLGHAVEFPMAQTCCGQMQLNSGYPDLVMPLVHDYVSTFEEYDAVVTPSGSCAAMVREHYGRLDARAASVAARTFELSELLLDVLGVEDVGGRFAHRVSYHPTCHGLRMLRLGDRPLRLLRRVRGLELCEIPEATQCCGFGGTFSLKNAAVSGAMLADKCAAAETTGAHYLAAADNSCLAHIGGGLSRRRSGLQTIHYAEILAAGQ
- a CDS encoding fumarylacetoacetate hydrolase family protein codes for the protein MRIALLDTASGPRLAAECDGAYLPMAGNDLRAMLTADADLTDPVLGSPPVTGSLRAPLRPGKIVAIGLNYLDHIRETGLDKPVEPLIFTKFVSSVVGPTDDIVVDPALTERVDWEVELAAVIGRRARNVDVTQALSHVAGYLVANDISARDLQFRDGQWVRGKSLDTFCPLGPVFVTADEIPDPQRLSLRTIVNGEIVQDSSTEEMIFSVAELVAFCSRSFTLDPGDVILTGTPWGCGEFMNPKRSLREGDVVEVSVDGIGRLRNTVRHASWSLSRRTEPCE
- a CDS encoding C-terminal binding protein, which gives rise to MSRVLPVSSREPYRMGSIHHINSRTAMADGPHIVITDCDLGDTDIEEELLISGLDARVTVARCKSEDDVIDAAGDADALLVQWAPITARVLEALPHLRAISRYGIGLDMIDLDAARTRGIEVANVPHYCTEEVASHAAALLLALWRRLPALDRSVRAGRWEPVPVMAGVKPLSSATLGLLGAGRIAQLTARPFTALGTRVVAYDPYATATPGVIELVGLDELADADLISLHAPLNAETRHLVDAAFLSRLKSHAVLVNTARGALVDTAALIDALRGERIAGAGLDVYETEPLPAHHELTSLERVLITPHAAWCSTDALPTLQRQAAENLLRLLAPSA
- a CDS encoding sugar ABC transporter ATP-binding protein is translated as MEDDPVEAALACRGLSKSYGGARALTDVTFVVEPGEIHVLLGENGAGKSTLVKIAAGVVASDTGTVDVGGVSLPPGNVQAAQAAGVNIIHQEPRLFGDLDVVGNIYLDRPPRRWGTIDWAAAIRETQKLLDRVGCRVSPRAKVRDLSVADQQMVDIAAALRRDPKVLIVDEPTASLTPAEVARLFSNLRGLRDRGVAIVFIGHRLEEIMEIADRITVLRDGELVTVVRAAETDADALVRAMAGRAVEEAAAPAARPTGDVLLRVRDLASAGAFREVSFDVRAGEVVGLAGLVGAGRTEIAEAIFGVRSREGGTVEVGTSRSRPRNAAQAVRAGLVYVPEDRARHGLAVRCSIRENATVGLLSSLARHGVRRGRRERETAAGAIRQYAVRAASTEQPVSSLSGGNQQKIAVAKWLLTGPQVVIVDEPTRGVDVGAKAAIHRIVLDLADRGIAIVVISSETKELRLLADRILVVREGRLAGELGRADATDERIVALATRNVDVAGAST
- a CDS encoding ABC transporter permease codes for the protein MKFSMPRGRGLYLFRDLGIGVFVLALTAVFGGLQGRFLSPTNVNQILLDIGIITIVAVGQMLVIVTRNIDLSVGSIVGLSAMAMAMLVRDHPGVSVPMAVLVAVLVGAAAGLCNGLVVSVGRVPAIIATLGTLAAFRGVIFLISGGRQVNDWDLPRGVVSLASGAHTAVPWLLVSAAATLVFGIFLTRYTLTGRRFYAVGSSPEAAVARGLPVKRLTVGVFVISGALAGLGGAMYVARFASINPADAGLHMEFAVISAVVIGGTNIFGGSGSILGSLLGCLLIGILGNGLTVVGVSPFWQSAAQGAIILAAVIFDARIRMNYEKRRRLSGRALA
- a CDS encoding ABC transporter permease encodes the protein MTSETISPSVTADAGEPLTASTETWRQRLLHAPESTAAALLVAALLVGVLMSADFWDPAALLTNTSSYVEMGLVALPMTLIVINGDIDLSVASMVTLSAATLAKTYQAGVPTWLACVLAVLAGALLGAVNGVIITYFGLPSLVVTLGTLALYQGMAEVVLTDKSIGDFPEAFVGFDQYGVFGTMPDLPMPVLVLLVAAAAFWFLLHRTVYGRLCYLIGSNAEAARYSGIRTAMVRTVAFTLSGTVCGLAAILLTSRLGSAQSNFATGMELLVITVVVLGGTDIFGGRGSMLATLLAFFAIVVVRQAMTVASVNGEMQNAVIGLLLIGSILVPTMTASLAARLRHHTRRRPSSVGRRRS
- a CDS encoding substrate-binding domain-containing protein; the protein is MSIRTIPRFLLTALAVTTMVSATACQKSPSAKSGSTTSSGPVKVVYIPKNLGNPYFDAIVAGFKETSQTLGYQFEEAGPASPDPTAQIPFIDAAIQKKVSAIAISPNDDEALLPSLEKAKAAGVKVITINSDMKATDGRDAAIMPTDFSPMGKFLLDLAAQQMNYTGKFAILSATSTAPDQNAWIEGLKKELKNDPQYAKMQLVDTVYGDDQVDKSTTQARALLTKHPDLAAIISPTAVGLPAAAKVISESPQKGTLVLTGLGLPSSMKAYIQDGTVKKFGLWDPKREGVIAGYLLAGMARGTITAQPGATFSAGSLGTMSITPAGQVISGPLVTFDGSNISQFNF
- a CDS encoding FadR/GntR family transcriptional regulator, which encodes MVRRKRSEVLVDDYLRRIAARELVEGDTLPTESELCRLYGVGRSAVREALQALAAKGFVKVRQGSGCTVAPRVEWNQLDPAYLRVSHNGDLLSHLVEAREILEPAIAAIAAYRASPVHVQRLRELAEELEQVGGADPGRHAAVDMAFHEALARATGNPVLVSIHASIAGLGRRSRVATAAVPGAVERAVFWHRHVVDAVAGGDPDAVRDAMRMHMRQVRTEIHRVGAAMPDQVPSSGKVKGAQCPPTR